The proteins below come from a single Burkholderia sp. PAMC 26561 genomic window:
- the istB gene encoding IS21-like element helper ATPase IstB, whose amino-acid sequence MTPQLERLTVLCKQLNLLHLPTQIAHLGQMAAKRELGYLDFLEHALKDEAMARTERMRRMLTRLAGFPAIKTLDDFDFEFALGVPKPLVLELSSLAFVERAENVVLLGPSGVGKTHLALALGYRATQAGFRVRFITAADLLMQLTTALRRNQLEETIKRITKPYRLLIIDEMGYLPMDREQANLLFQVIAKRYETGSLVLTSNLPFGQWDQTFADDATLTAALLDRLLHHAHVVPISGESYRLKEKRQAGMINRIAPPHLHDGDDIKRRRNSKEVAPS is encoded by the coding sequence ATGACGCCGCAGCTCGAGCGACTGACCGTGTTGTGTAAGCAACTCAACCTCCTGCATTTGCCGACGCAGATTGCGCACCTTGGACAAATGGCTGCGAAGCGCGAGCTTGGCTATCTCGACTTCCTCGAACACGCGTTAAAAGATGAAGCAATGGCTCGCACGGAACGAATGCGCCGGATGCTGACCCGTCTCGCCGGCTTCCCGGCGATCAAGACGCTTGATGATTTCGATTTCGAGTTCGCACTCGGCGTACCCAAACCGCTAGTTCTCGAGCTAAGCAGCCTAGCCTTTGTGGAGCGTGCGGAGAATGTCGTACTGCTCGGACCTAGTGGCGTGGGTAAAACTCACCTCGCATTGGCACTTGGATATCGTGCAACGCAGGCCGGGTTCCGCGTTCGCTTTATCACCGCCGCCGACCTCCTGATGCAATTGACGACCGCGTTGCGGCGTAACCAGCTCGAGGAAACCATCAAGCGCATCACGAAGCCGTACAGACTTCTGATCATTGATGAGATGGGATACCTGCCAATGGATCGGGAACAAGCGAACTTACTCTTCCAGGTCATTGCCAAACGATACGAAACGGGCAGTCTCGTCCTCACCAGTAATTTGCCGTTCGGTCAGTGGGATCAGACCTTTGCCGACGACGCAACGCTCACTGCGGCTTTGCTCGACCGGCTGCTTCATCACGCACACGTCGTGCCGATCTCCGGTGAATCGTATCGGCTAAAGGAAAAACGTCAGGCTGGAATGATCAACAGAATTGCGCCGCCGCACTTGCACGACGGGGACGACATCAAACGCAGACGTAATTCGAAGGAGGTAGCACCCAGCTAA
- a CDS encoding DUF6367 family protein, which translates to MKLNEIGIGDPVDIEEIWVTVSKDVLNMYSVVLESIWQPSARSGWSYRIDPEDPNLPLQRHIHIAKDKHTSSKKMQASWNVDGSRHDRKTFNVSIGSQNFVRDLARSALKLRPSIVLEHLADPSKSIVDRDIALAKDGKVGFIELSLD; encoded by the coding sequence ATGAAGCTAAACGAAATTGGGATCGGCGATCCAGTAGACATCGAAGAGATATGGGTTACTGTCTCAAAAGATGTATTGAATATGTACAGCGTCGTGCTGGAAAGCATCTGGCAACCATCTGCCCGGTCTGGATGGTCATACCGGATCGACCCCGAAGACCCGAATTTACCTTTGCAACGGCATATACACATTGCGAAAGACAAACATACAAGCTCGAAAAAAATGCAGGCGTCGTGGAATGTCGATGGATCGAGACACGACAGGAAGACGTTCAACGTCAGTATCGGTAGTCAGAACTTTGTGCGAGACCTTGCAAGATCCGCCTTAAAACTGCGACCGTCGATAGTCTTAGAGCACCTTGCCGATCCAAGCAAGTCCATCGTTGACCGTGATATCGCGTTGGCAAAAGATGGGAAAGTCGGCTTCATCGAATTGTCACTGGATTAG
- a CDS encoding ATP-dependent nuclease: MLPLATWGSGTRRLAALAIADSLQDGHPITLVDELERGLEPYRQRQLVRHIAAGQGQTFITTHSASVVTAATDASVWYVDTGCRVGALAREKVSRHLARDPEAFLARVTLVAEGATEVGFLREIFDRELPGWRDRGVHIADGGGNDDTLTLLEALLVGGVKFAGFVDNENRDAGRWRAVANRVGSLLFQWNTGNMEENVIPFFPADQLQALITDPEGEKTGHRLRTLADRMATVDTSFEALSALALERRGENSGHQVHPLVPWIIEAATGKVPDALRDAPAAQRNPFKGHATAWFKSIEGGRELAGKVYNSGVWETQLDALLRPFVNAVIRTQADPVPAVAQRRNS, from the coding sequence GTGTTGCCCCTTGCCACCTGGGGCTCCGGCACCCGTCGTCTGGCTGCATTGGCCATCGCAGACTCCTTGCAGGACGGCCATCCGATTACCCTCGTTGACGAACTTGAGCGAGGGCTTGAGCCCTATCGTCAGCGTCAGCTCGTTCGCCATATTGCCGCCGGACAGGGGCAAACTTTCATCACCACACATAGCGCCTCAGTCGTGACCGCTGCAACTGACGCGTCGGTCTGGTATGTCGATACCGGCTGTAGGGTTGGCGCGCTAGCGCGAGAGAAGGTTTCTCGCCACCTCGCCCGAGACCCGGAGGCATTTCTGGCCCGGGTGACACTTGTCGCCGAAGGAGCAACGGAGGTCGGGTTCCTTCGAGAAATCTTCGATCGCGAACTCCCCGGATGGAGGGATCGCGGAGTACATATCGCGGACGGCGGCGGCAATGACGACACCCTGACGCTGCTAGAGGCACTCTTGGTCGGCGGCGTGAAGTTTGCCGGCTTTGTAGACAACGAAAACCGCGACGCGGGACGATGGCGTGCAGTGGCAAACCGCGTCGGCTCGCTTCTGTTCCAGTGGAACACCGGGAATATGGAGGAAAATGTGATCCCGTTTTTCCCAGCAGATCAGCTTCAAGCGCTTATAACTGATCCAGAAGGCGAAAAAACCGGACACCGGTTGCGTACCCTCGCCGATCGGATGGCGACGGTTGACACATCGTTTGAGGCGTTGAGTGCGCTTGCTTTAGAGCGCCGCGGTGAGAACTCCGGCCACCAGGTTCATCCCCTGGTTCCATGGATCATCGAAGCCGCAACGGGTAAGGTACCCGACGCATTGCGCGACGCGCCGGCCGCGCAGCGCAATCCCTTCAAGGGACATGCGACGGCGTGGTTTAAGAGCATCGAAGGCGGCCGCGAACTCGCAGGAAAGGTTTACAACTCCGGCGTTTGGGAGACGCAACTGGACGCCTTGCTGCGTCCGTTCGTCAACGCGGTTATCCGCACACAGGCCGATCCGGTTCCGGCTGTCGCTCAAAGGCGAAACTCGTGA
- the istA gene encoding IS21 family transposase, giving the protein MISYEEYMEIEILRRQGNSLRDIAVETGMAVNTVRKYLALGPPHRKVREPVVSKLAPFKSYLQGRVEAAKPDWIPATVLKREIEERGYKGGLRQVQDYLQKLRPAARPDPVVRFETEPGQQMQMDWIEFRKPGHKLGMLAAFVATLGYSRVSYAEFVTDMRVETLLACHVRAFEAFGGLTREIVYDNMKTVILKRDAYGKKQHRYHPGFADFAKHHGFVPRVCKPYRAKTKGKVERMNGYLRYSFWVPLVSMLKQAGLTADCGLCNERVRRWLRDVANVRLHGTTKRVPAEVLLEERPHLLPLPAPYVGRSVRTGATPHEQPKPVSRYATSEWEKPLQHPLSVYDAFSRTQEVNA; this is encoded by the coding sequence GTGATCAGCTACGAGGAGTACATGGAAATCGAGATTCTGCGTCGTCAGGGAAACAGCCTGCGAGACATCGCGGTAGAGACCGGCATGGCCGTCAACACGGTTCGGAAATATCTGGCATTGGGTCCTCCGCATCGCAAAGTGCGTGAGCCCGTCGTGAGTAAGCTTGCGCCGTTTAAGTCGTATCTTCAGGGCCGGGTCGAAGCAGCAAAGCCAGACTGGATCCCGGCGACGGTGCTCAAGCGAGAGATTGAGGAGCGCGGCTACAAGGGCGGATTGCGACAGGTGCAGGACTATCTGCAGAAACTTCGACCCGCTGCGCGTCCCGACCCAGTAGTCAGATTCGAGACCGAGCCGGGCCAACAGATGCAGATGGACTGGATCGAGTTTCGTAAGCCGGGACACAAGCTCGGCATGCTCGCGGCGTTCGTCGCCACGTTGGGCTACAGCCGCGTAAGCTACGCGGAGTTTGTCACCGACATGCGTGTTGAAACGCTGCTGGCTTGCCACGTGCGGGCATTCGAGGCGTTTGGAGGCCTCACCAGAGAAATCGTGTATGACAATATGAAAACGGTAATCCTGAAACGCGATGCATATGGCAAGAAACAGCATAGATATCATCCAGGATTCGCCGACTTCGCTAAACATCACGGGTTCGTGCCTCGCGTCTGCAAACCATACCGTGCAAAGACGAAAGGCAAAGTCGAGCGTATGAATGGTTATTTGCGCTACAGCTTCTGGGTCCCGTTGGTCTCAATGCTTAAACAAGCCGGGTTGACAGCGGACTGTGGCCTTTGCAATGAGCGTGTCAGGCGGTGGCTGCGCGACGTTGCCAACGTTCGTCTTCATGGCACCACGAAACGCGTACCAGCTGAGGTATTGCTCGAAGAGCGCCCACATTTGCTGCCGCTGCCGGCACCGTACGTGGGACGGTCGGTCCGAACTGGAGCGACGCCGCATGAGCAACCGAAACCGGTATCGCGGTATGCAACGTCGGAATGGGAAAAACCGCTGCAGCATCCGTTGTCGGTCTACGATGCCTTCAGCCGAACGCAGGAGGTGAACGCATGA